In a genomic window of Thermus albus:
- a CDS encoding NAD-dependent epimerase/dehydratase family protein, whose amino-acid sequence MRVLVVGGTGFVGRHLVALLLQRGHIPLVLSRTPRHLPPGAVHLPGDITRQVPDLGGVEAGIYLAGIIRERGQTFHQVHVEGVRNLLQGLERAGVKRVLHMSALGARRGTGSRYYETKAEAEELVRESGLSYAIFRPSLIFGPGDEFFGQVLRGLVCGPLPFVPLIGDGRFPFRPVYVGDVAEAFAQALDRGLEGTFELVGPKEYTFRELLMLTMEVLGRKKPLLPIPLVLMDLVVPLLSLLPFSPLTRDQYLMLKGGNTAPFPEYLRDLLPSPKALGEILPTYLRC is encoded by the coding sequence ATGCGGGTCCTTGTGGTGGGGGGTACAGGGTTTGTGGGCCGCCACCTGGTGGCCCTCCTTCTGCAAAGGGGCCACATCCCCCTGGTTCTCTCCCGCACCCCCCGGCACCTTCCCCCTGGGGCGGTCCACCTCCCGGGGGACATCACCCGGCAGGTGCCGGACCTGGGAGGGGTGGAGGCCGGCATCTACCTGGCGGGGATCATCCGGGAAAGGGGCCAGACCTTCCACCAGGTTCATGTGGAAGGAGTAAGGAACCTCCTGCAAGGTCTAGAGCGAGCTGGGGTGAAGCGGGTTCTCCACATGTCGGCCCTAGGGGCCAGGCGGGGGACGGGTAGCCGTTACTACGAAACCAAGGCCGAGGCGGAGGAGCTGGTGCGGGAAAGCGGCCTAAGCTACGCCATCTTCCGCCCGAGCCTGATCTTCGGTCCAGGGGATGAGTTCTTCGGCCAGGTGCTTAGGGGTTTGGTGTGCGGGCCCTTGCCCTTCGTGCCCCTCATCGGGGATGGGCGGTTTCCCTTCCGCCCGGTGTACGTGGGGGATGTGGCCGAGGCCTTCGCCCAGGCCTTGGACAGGGGCCTCGAGGGCACCTTTGAGCTGGTGGGGCCCAAGGAGTATACCTTCCGTGAGCTTCTTATGCTCACCATGGAGGTCCTGGGGCGGAAAAAACCCCTTTTGCCCATCCCCTTGGTCCTCATGGACCTCGTGGTCCCCCTGCTTTCCCTCCTTCCCTTCTCCCCCCTCACCCGCGACCAGTACCTTATGCTCAAAGGAGGGAATACCGCTCCCTTCCCCGAGTACTTAAGGGACCTCCTCCCTTCGCCCAAGGCCCTAGGGGAGATCCTACCCACCTACCTCAGGTGCTAG
- a CDS encoding helix-turn-helix domain-containing protein, protein MKRFNRKETVFLAGDRADTLYRLQSGLVRIVELLPDGRTLTLRHVLPGDFFGEEALEGKRYRYAAEAMTEAVVEGMDPKGMDHEALHQVARNLARQMRRVQAYEAHLQSGELRARIARYLLFLSDTPAFFRDEHGLFVTVSHEEIADATASTRESVSKILSDLRYEGLITTAYRKVYLLNLQALEREAQGILEAA, encoded by the coding sequence ATGAAGCGGTTTAATCGTAAGGAGACGGTGTTTTTGGCCGGGGATCGGGCGGACACCCTGTACCGTCTGCAGTCGGGGTTGGTGCGCATCGTGGAGCTCCTGCCCGACGGGCGCACCCTCACCCTGCGCCATGTGCTTCCCGGGGACTTTTTCGGCGAGGAGGCTTTGGAGGGGAAGCGTTACCGCTATGCCGCCGAGGCCATGACGGAAGCGGTGGTGGAGGGCATGGACCCCAAGGGCATGGACCATGAGGCCCTGCACCAGGTGGCCCGCAACCTGGCCCGGCAGATGCGGCGGGTACAAGCTTATGAAGCCCACCTTCAGTCGGGGGAGCTTCGGGCTAGGATTGCCCGTTACCTCCTCTTCCTCTCGGACACGCCGGCCTTCTTCCGCGATGAGCACGGGCTTTTCGTAACCGTTTCCCATGAGGAGATCGCCGATGCTACCGCCTCCACGCGGGAGTCCGTTTCCAAGATCCTTTCGGACCTGCGGTACGAGGGGCTCATCACCACCGCGTATCGCAAGGTGTACCTCCTAAACCTGCAGGCCCTGGAAAGGGAGGCCCAGGGGATCCTCGAGGCGGCCTAG
- a CDS encoding MerR family transcriptional regulator: protein MTQAGVYTIAQVEALTGLSAEVLRQWERRYGFPKPERTPGGHRLYRPEEVEALLVIRRWLEEGASPQAAIRRYLAQESRPEGLPQELLSALLEADLPRAEALFRRGVKLLGPEGALRGLLVPVLKEVGDRWHRGEVNVAQEHLATQFLRSRLQELLDLAGYPRGAPLLVTTPPGERHELGAMLAAYHLRRRGFPALYLGPDTPLPDLKGLAQELRARAVVLSCLLPETLKSLPEGALEDLAPLVLVGGPGANPEEAKRLGAWYVQDLEALPQVLEEAA from the coding sequence ATGACCCAGGCTGGGGTGTACACCATCGCCCAAGTGGAAGCCTTGACCGGTCTTTCCGCCGAGGTGCTGCGGCAGTGGGAGAGGCGGTATGGCTTCCCCAAACCCGAGAGGACCCCTGGGGGCCATCGCCTCTACCGGCCAGAGGAGGTGGAGGCCCTTTTGGTGATCCGCCGCTGGCTGGAGGAGGGGGCCTCCCCCCAGGCGGCCATCCGGCGCTACCTGGCCCAGGAGTCCAGACCTGAGGGGCTTCCCCAGGAGCTCCTTTCGGCCCTTTTGGAGGCGGATCTCCCTCGGGCTGAGGCCCTTTTCCGCCGGGGAGTCAAGCTCCTGGGGCCAGAAGGGGCCTTGAGGGGCCTCCTGGTGCCGGTGCTCAAGGAGGTGGGGGATCGGTGGCATCGGGGAGAGGTGAACGTGGCCCAGGAACACCTGGCCACCCAGTTCCTCCGCTCTAGGCTCCAGGAGCTTTTGGACCTGGCGGGGTATCCCCGGGGCGCACCCCTTCTGGTCACCACGCCCCCTGGGGAGCGGCACGAGCTGGGGGCCATGTTGGCGGCCTACCACCTCAGGCGGCGGGGATTTCCCGCCCTGTACTTGGGGCCCGATACCCCCCTCCCTGACCTCAAGGGTCTGGCGCAAGAGCTTAGGGCGCGGGCGGTGGTGCTTTCGTGCCTGCTTCCGGAGACCCTTAAGTCCCTTCCCGAGGGAGCCCTCGAGGATTTGGCCCCCCTGGTTTTGGTGGGCGGGCCGGGAGCGAATCCCGAGGAGGCTAAACGGCTTGGAGCCTGGTATGTGCAGGACCTGGAGGCCTTGCCCCAGGTGTTGGAGGAGGCAGCATGA
- a CDS encoding 4Fe-4S dicluster domain-containing protein: MDKEMRAGPDASLERRRFLAKMASAVFASMVAPGLAQGLPQAPTTPLTPEEEDALLRMQKELGRALKNPNRRWGMVIDLRKCVGCHACTVSCMAENRLPPGVVYRPVSEEEIGTFPNVTYRFVPQPCMQCDEPPCVPACPYDATWKREDGIVEIDYELCVGCEKCIPPCPYNSRHKDDGYFWTENTPGQGQMPYEELPVYEWGKKVNRDDEAGPMDKVRKCHFCLHRIERGLLPQCVVTCIGRATYFGDLEDPSSLVSELIRKPNVMRLKEEAGTKPRVYYLV; this comes from the coding sequence ATGGATAAGGAAATGCGAGCAGGACCGGACGCTTCCCTGGAGCGGCGGCGTTTTTTGGCCAAGATGGCCAGCGCTGTCTTCGCCTCCATGGTGGCACCCGGCCTAGCCCAAGGTCTTCCCCAGGCTCCAACCACACCCCTTACACCCGAAGAGGAGGACGCCCTTCTTCGCATGCAAAAGGAGCTGGGGCGGGCCCTCAAAAACCCCAACCGCCGCTGGGGGATGGTTATAGACCTGCGGAAATGCGTGGGCTGCCACGCCTGCACGGTGAGCTGCATGGCAGAAAACCGCTTGCCGCCAGGGGTGGTCTACCGGCCAGTGAGCGAGGAAGAGATCGGCACCTTCCCCAACGTCACCTACCGCTTCGTGCCCCAACCTTGCATGCAGTGCGATGAACCCCCTTGCGTTCCCGCATGCCCCTACGACGCCACCTGGAAACGTGAGGACGGGATTGTGGAAATTGACTACGAACTTTGTGTGGGATGTGAAAAATGCATCCCCCCATGTCCTTACAACTCCCGCCACAAGGATGACGGTTACTTCTGGACGGAAAACACCCCGGGCCAAGGCCAGATGCCCTACGAGGAGCTACCCGTGTACGAGTGGGGGAAGAAGGTCAACCGGGATGACGAGGCCGGCCCCATGGACAAGGTGCGCAAGTGCCACTTCTGCCTGCACCGCATCGAGCGGGGCCTTTTACCCCAGTGCGTGGTCACGTGTATCGGCCGGGCCACCTACTTTGGGGACCTCGAGGACCCTTCCTCCTTAGTCTCCGAACTTATCAGAAAACCCAACGTGATGCGCCTAAAGGAAGAAGCGGGCACCAAACCCCGCGTCTACTACCTGGTTTAG
- a CDS encoding YeeE/YedE family protein produces MRGLRSSRNLYLSLFLLSALGLSYSILQASGSRLLLAFWVAILLGLALFHAKFGFASGFRRFLLTGESRLLRAHFLLFALTSLLFFPFLAKGEALGQAVQGFVMPVGIALAVGAFLFGVGMQLGDGCASGTLYHTGSGDSRGVLVLLGFMVGSLLGVYHLPYWQTLPSWNPGSALHWFPSPFLGLVLWLGFLSLLYLGVSWVERQRTGRVEPLWRREATHPLFGPWSLVVGAGVLALGSLCILLLLGRPWGITAAFALWGGKLAQAMGLPVLDWALFHNPAFAERLEQSLLKDPTSVTNFGVFLGAFLGAVLGGAFRLRDLRQIPWTTHLGVFLGGVLMGYGARLSGGCNIGAYLGGTASFSLHGPLWGVFALLGTALGVRLRPACRLENESRPTGLPST; encoded by the coding sequence ATGCGCGGCCTACGATCGAGCCGAAACCTCTATCTCAGCCTCTTTCTTCTCTCGGCCCTAGGCCTCTCCTACAGCATCCTCCAAGCCTCTGGCTCCCGGCTCTTACTGGCTTTCTGGGTGGCGATACTCCTGGGCCTTGCCCTTTTCCACGCTAAGTTCGGCTTCGCCTCAGGCTTCCGCCGCTTCCTCCTCACGGGGGAAAGCCGCCTCTTAAGGGCTCACTTCCTCCTCTTTGCCCTCACTAGCCTCCTCTTCTTCCCCTTTCTAGCAAAAGGCGAAGCTCTTGGCCAGGCGGTACAGGGCTTTGTGATGCCCGTAGGCATAGCCCTGGCGGTGGGGGCCTTCCTTTTTGGCGTCGGCATGCAGCTGGGGGATGGCTGCGCCTCGGGTACCCTTTACCACACGGGAAGTGGAGACAGCCGAGGCGTTTTGGTCCTGCTGGGGTTCATGGTGGGGTCCTTGCTGGGGGTCTACCACCTGCCCTACTGGCAAACCCTTCCCAGTTGGAATCCGGGAAGCGCCCTGCATTGGTTTCCTTCCCCCTTCCTGGGTTTGGTCCTATGGCTAGGCTTCTTGTCCCTCCTCTACCTTGGGGTTAGCTGGGTGGAAAGACAGCGGACGGGCCGGGTGGAACCCCTGTGGCGAAGGGAGGCCACCCATCCCCTCTTCGGTCCATGGAGCCTGGTGGTGGGGGCAGGCGTTTTAGCCTTGGGTAGCCTCTGCATCCTCCTCCTCTTGGGCCGGCCCTGGGGCATCACGGCTGCCTTTGCCCTTTGGGGGGGAAAGCTGGCCCAGGCCATGGGCCTTCCGGTGCTGGACTGGGCCCTTTTCCACAACCCTGCCTTTGCGGAAAGGCTGGAGCAAAGCCTCCTCAAGGATCCCACCAGCGTCACCAACTTCGGAGTCTTCCTTGGAGCTTTCCTAGGAGCTGTCCTAGGCGGAGCCTTCCGGCTCCGGGACCTGCGCCAAATCCCCTGGACCACCCACCTGGGGGTTTTTCTCGGGGGGGTCCTGATGGGTTACGGCGCCCGGCTCTCCGGAGGGTGCAACATCGGGGCCTATCTGGGGGGCACGGCCTCCTTTAGCCTGCACGGTCCCCTTTGGGGAGTATTCGCCCTCTTAGGCACAGCCTTAGGAGTCCGCCTCCGCCCCGCCTGCCGGCTGGAAAACGAAAGCAGACCCACCGGGTTGCCTAGCACCTGA
- the fni gene encoding type 2 isopentenyl-diphosphate Delta-isomerase has protein sequence MYLVWHRGDLRLADHPALLEALAQGPVVGLVVLDPNNLKTTPRRRAWFLENVRALREEYHRRGGSLWVVQGYPWERVPEIARRLRAKGVYALKAYTPYGRYRDARVREALSVPLHLLPAPHLIPPDLPRPYRVYTPFSRHFQGIDPPLPAPEALPRAPEEGEIPKEDPGLSLPEPGESAAWERLRRFLEKGIEVYHLKRDRLDGEGGSRLSPYFTLGVLSPRQAAWEALKRDGKGARKGVSELLWRDFSYHLLYHALAGLSLSQVDLTTPFLGKELKAPFLIGAMTGGEALGERINLALAEAAEALGVGMMLGSGRVVLERPEALRSFRVRKVAPKALLVANLGVVQLRRYRREDLVRLVELLEADALALHLNPLQEAVQKGDTDFRGLLGLLESLLPLPFPVMVKEVGHGLGREAAKALKDLPLAAIDVAGAGGTSWARVEEWVRYGEVRHPELCEIGIPTAQAIQEVREVLPHIPLVASGGVYTGTDAVKALALGADLVAVARPLLKPALEGPKAVQAFLEDYLGEMRTALFAIGAKGPKEARGRIEPRSSSGP, from the coding sequence ATATACCTGGTTTGGCACCGAGGGGATCTGCGGCTCGCCGACCACCCCGCCCTCTTGGAAGCCCTAGCCCAGGGGCCGGTGGTGGGCCTGGTGGTCCTGGACCCCAATAACCTAAAGACCACGCCCCGGCGCCGGGCCTGGTTCCTGGAAAACGTCCGCGCCCTCAGGGAGGAGTACCACCGGCGTGGGGGAAGCCTATGGGTGGTCCAGGGCTACCCTTGGGAAAGGGTCCCGGAGATTGCCCGCCGCCTTCGGGCCAAAGGAGTGTATGCCCTGAAGGCCTACACCCCGTACGGGCGGTACCGGGATGCCCGGGTGCGGGAGGCCCTTTCCGTTCCCCTTCACCTCCTCCCTGCCCCCCATCTGATCCCTCCTGACCTCCCCCGGCCCTACCGGGTCTACACCCCCTTTAGCCGTCATTTTCAGGGAATAGACCCCCCCCTTCCCGCCCCGGAGGCCTTGCCTCGAGCCCCAGAGGAAGGGGAGATCCCTAAGGAAGACCCGGGACTTTCCCTGCCCGAGCCCGGGGAAAGCGCCGCCTGGGAGAGGCTTCGCCGGTTTCTGGAGAAGGGGATTGAGGTCTACCACCTAAAGCGGGACCGGCTGGATGGGGAGGGGGGCTCGAGGCTCTCCCCCTACTTCACCCTGGGAGTCCTCTCCCCCCGACAGGCCGCTTGGGAAGCGCTAAAACGGGATGGGAAAGGGGCGAGGAAAGGGGTTTCTGAACTCCTTTGGCGGGACTTTTCCTACCACCTCCTCTACCACGCCCTGGCGGGCCTAAGCCTTTCCCAGGTGGACCTCACCACCCCCTTCCTGGGCAAGGAGCTAAAGGCCCCCTTCCTCATCGGGGCCATGACCGGGGGGGAAGCCCTTGGGGAACGCATCAACCTGGCCCTAGCCGAGGCCGCCGAGGCCCTGGGGGTGGGGATGATGCTGGGCTCGGGCCGGGTGGTGCTGGAACGGCCCGAAGCATTAAGGAGCTTTCGGGTGCGCAAGGTAGCCCCCAAGGCCCTCCTTGTGGCCAATCTGGGAGTGGTGCAGCTAAGGCGTTACCGCCGGGAGGACTTGGTTCGGCTGGTGGAGCTTTTGGAGGCGGACGCCCTGGCCCTCCACCTCAACCCCCTCCAGGAGGCGGTGCAAAAAGGGGATACGGACTTCCGGGGGCTTCTTGGCCTGCTGGAGAGCCTTCTTCCCCTCCCCTTCCCGGTGATGGTGAAGGAGGTGGGGCACGGCCTCGGCCGCGAAGCCGCCAAGGCCCTTAAGGACCTTCCCCTCGCCGCCATAGACGTGGCCGGGGCCGGGGGCACCAGCTGGGCCCGGGTGGAGGAGTGGGTGCGCTACGGGGAGGTGCGCCACCCCGAGCTCTGCGAGATCGGCATTCCCACGGCCCAAGCGATCCAGGAGGTGCGGGAGGTCCTCCCCCACATCCCCCTGGTGGCCTCTGGAGGGGTGTACACGGGAACCGACGCCGTGAAGGCCCTAGCCTTGGGGGCGGACCTGGTGGCCGTGGCCAGGCCCCTCCTAAAACCGGCCCTAGAGGGCCCTAAGGCCGTGCAGGCCTTCTTGGAGGACTACCTAGGGGAGATGCGCACCGCCCTCTTCGCCATCGGGGCCAAGGGCCCAAAGGAAGCCCGGGGACGCATTGAGCCTAGGAGCTCCTCAGGTCCATGA
- a CDS encoding DOMON domain-containing protein: MRRWIWLLVLALGVAGAQAPKVDGRIASGEYAKTYKHEKSGITLYWSVVGDTLYLALEGKSKGWIGIGFLSEKTDKKKGGDQYIFYMDGGKLVALDMYQTKRTGAPVADEKEGGKNSILAAAATYENDTWVVEFSRKLKTGEPTDVEIVPGKKVIVMLAYAGKMDPKEEHKKTERWYLEDFAF, from the coding sequence ATGAGACGATGGATCTGGCTTTTGGTGTTGGCCCTAGGCGTGGCGGGAGCCCAGGCTCCCAAGGTGGATGGAAGGATTGCAAGCGGGGAGTACGCCAAAACCTATAAGCACGAGAAAAGCGGCATTACCCTCTACTGGAGCGTCGTAGGGGATACCCTCTACCTGGCCCTCGAGGGCAAGAGCAAGGGCTGGATTGGCATCGGCTTCTTGTCGGAAAAGACCGACAAGAAGAAGGGGGGCGACCAATACATCTTCTACATGGATGGGGGCAAGCTGGTGGCCCTGGATATGTACCAGACCAAGCGGACAGGAGCCCCTGTGGCCGACGAAAAAGAGGGGGGTAAAAACTCCATCTTGGCCGCTGCGGCCACCTATGAGAACGATACCTGGGTGGTGGAGTTCAGCCGCAAGCTGAAGACCGGAGAACCCACCGACGTGGAGATTGTACCCGGGAAGAAGGTGATCGTCATGTTGGCCTACGCTGGGAAAATGGACCCCAAGGAGGAGCACAAGAAGACCGAGCGGTGGTATCTCGAAGACTTCGCGTTTTAA
- a CDS encoding molybdopterin-dependent oxidoreductase has product MEKLSRRELLKLSSAGALLGPVGLALQEQSAQGMEAYEIQLPENTIYSTCLQCNTGCPIKVKLYEGVAAKIDGNPLSPWTFRPHLSLNTDIHTLAKVDGALCPKGQAGIQTTYDPYRIRKVLKRAGPRGSGKWEEIPFHQAVKEIVEGGKLFAHLGDDRVYPGLKDLWALRDPEIMKRMAQAVRAIWAEKDREKKKALVEKFKEDFKEHLHTLIDPDHPDLGPKNNQVVFAWGRLKAGRSDFIRWFFSQSFGTVNLHGHTTVCQGSLYFTGKAMSEQPTFDTTGKLSWSGGAKFYWQADLSKARFVVFVGANVFEGNYGPPLRVGWITERASKGELEYAIVDPWAQKAVKGASRWIAPKPGHDAAIAMGVIRLLMEWGKIDRKFLSAANRAAAKAIGESSWTNATWLVKLKDGKPERLLRASDLGLAKPKAKVGDKEVELDAPVVLQEGRPAAFNPNDEGQPVFGDLWVNTTLNGIPVKSALELIKEEAFRHQVRTWAAFAGVQEEDIRFLAEKLAQYGKKAVVDVHRGASQHTNGFYNALSWFTVNALLGNIDHQGGFVQASTYDITGGRAGGPFPMGKLHPKPLSPFGISLIRHEVKYEDTTLFAGFPAKRPWYPHASDVYQEILPSAAQGYPYPVKILFHYMGSPAYALPGGSEQIQAMLDPDKIPLIVAFDIVVGDTYLFADYIIPDLSYLERWEFHGSHPSIIWKVQPVRQPTIAPIPEEVEVFGEKMPISLESFLMALAEHLGLPGFGAKGFANGMPFTHPDHFYLKLAANLAFGEKADGSDALPEASEEELEVFRQARRHLPPTVFAEERWRKAIGDESLFRRTVYLLNRGGRFQEFHKAYAPGDLVANRYGKQVNLFLEKQALSLHPMTGKPYWPLPAYFLPYQDVLGNQLRDLGYGLTLLTHKNILQTKSRTISNYWLLAIKPENEILVNAQDAARLGLRDGQLVKVVSATNPKGEWDLGPFGKKPMVGKVKVVQGLRPGCVAFPLGFGHWAYGASDIVINGQVVKGDPRRAKGIHANAAMRLDPYLKDMALTDVVGGSVVFYETRVNLIPV; this is encoded by the coding sequence ATGGAAAAGCTTTCCCGGCGCGAGCTTTTGAAACTTTCCAGCGCAGGCGCTCTGCTGGGACCTGTGGGCCTGGCACTGCAGGAGCAAAGCGCCCAAGGCATGGAAGCCTACGAGATCCAACTTCCAGAAAACACCATCTACTCTACCTGCCTCCAGTGCAACACCGGCTGCCCCATCAAGGTGAAGCTCTACGAGGGCGTGGCCGCCAAGATTGACGGCAACCCCCTCTCCCCTTGGACCTTCCGCCCCCATCTGTCCCTCAACACCGATATCCACACCCTGGCCAAGGTGGATGGGGCCCTCTGCCCCAAGGGCCAGGCGGGCATCCAAACCACCTACGATCCTTACCGGATCCGCAAGGTGCTCAAACGGGCAGGCCCCAGGGGAAGCGGCAAGTGGGAAGAGATTCCCTTCCACCAAGCGGTTAAGGAAATAGTGGAAGGTGGGAAACTTTTTGCCCACCTGGGGGATGACCGGGTCTACCCTGGCCTTAAGGACCTCTGGGCCCTCAGGGACCCGGAGATCATGAAGCGGATGGCCCAGGCGGTGAGGGCCATTTGGGCGGAAAAGGATCGGGAGAAGAAGAAGGCCCTGGTGGAGAAGTTCAAGGAAGACTTCAAGGAGCATCTCCACACCCTCATTGACCCCGATCACCCCGACCTCGGCCCCAAGAACAACCAGGTGGTCTTCGCCTGGGGCCGGCTCAAGGCAGGCCGCTCGGACTTCATTCGCTGGTTCTTCTCGCAAAGCTTCGGTACCGTAAACCTCCACGGCCACACCACCGTCTGCCAGGGCTCCTTGTACTTCACCGGCAAGGCCATGAGCGAACAACCCACCTTTGATACCACCGGGAAGCTTTCCTGGTCGGGTGGGGCCAAGTTCTACTGGCAAGCGGACCTATCCAAGGCCCGCTTCGTGGTGTTCGTGGGGGCCAACGTCTTTGAGGGAAACTATGGCCCTCCCCTAAGGGTGGGCTGGATCACGGAACGGGCCAGCAAGGGGGAACTGGAATACGCCATCGTGGACCCGTGGGCGCAAAAGGCGGTAAAGGGTGCCAGCCGCTGGATCGCTCCCAAACCCGGCCACGACGCCGCCATCGCCATGGGGGTGATCCGGCTCCTAATGGAGTGGGGCAAGATAGACCGCAAGTTCCTCTCCGCTGCCAATAGGGCCGCGGCCAAGGCCATTGGTGAAAGCAGCTGGACCAACGCCACCTGGCTGGTGAAACTCAAAGACGGCAAGCCAGAAAGGCTTCTTAGGGCCAGCGACCTGGGCCTCGCCAAGCCTAAGGCCAAGGTGGGGGATAAGGAGGTGGAGCTGGACGCTCCTGTGGTCCTACAGGAGGGCCGGCCCGCGGCCTTCAACCCCAACGACGAGGGCCAGCCGGTCTTTGGCGACCTCTGGGTGAACACCACCTTGAACGGCATTCCGGTGAAGAGCGCCCTCGAGCTGATCAAAGAGGAAGCCTTCCGCCACCAGGTGAGGACCTGGGCAGCCTTCGCCGGGGTACAGGAGGAGGACATCCGCTTCCTGGCAGAAAAACTTGCCCAATATGGCAAGAAGGCCGTAGTGGACGTCCACCGAGGAGCCAGCCAGCACACCAACGGCTTCTACAATGCCCTGTCTTGGTTCACGGTGAACGCCCTCCTGGGCAACATCGACCACCAAGGCGGGTTTGTCCAGGCCAGCACCTACGACATCACCGGGGGCAGGGCGGGCGGTCCCTTCCCCATGGGCAAGCTTCATCCCAAGCCCCTCTCTCCCTTCGGCATTAGCCTCATCCGCCATGAGGTCAAGTATGAGGACACCACCCTCTTTGCGGGCTTCCCCGCCAAGCGGCCCTGGTATCCCCATGCCTCCGATGTTTACCAGGAAATCCTGCCCTCCGCAGCCCAAGGCTACCCCTATCCGGTGAAGATCCTCTTCCACTACATGGGCTCTCCCGCCTACGCCCTCCCCGGGGGTAGCGAACAAATCCAGGCCATGCTGGACCCGGACAAGATCCCCCTCATCGTGGCCTTTGACATCGTGGTGGGGGACACCTACCTCTTCGCCGACTACATCATCCCCGACCTCTCCTACCTGGAACGCTGGGAGTTCCACGGGAGCCACCCCTCCATCATCTGGAAGGTGCAGCCCGTGCGGCAGCCCACCATTGCCCCCATTCCCGAGGAAGTGGAAGTCTTCGGGGAAAAGATGCCCATCTCCCTGGAAAGCTTCCTCATGGCCTTGGCGGAACACCTAGGCTTGCCCGGTTTCGGGGCAAAGGGGTTCGCCAATGGCATGCCCTTCACCCACCCCGACCACTTCTACCTGAAGCTGGCCGCCAATCTGGCCTTTGGGGAGAAAGCGGATGGGTCGGATGCCCTTCCTGAGGCCAGTGAGGAGGAGCTCGAGGTCTTCCGCCAAGCCCGCCGTCACCTTCCCCCCACGGTCTTTGCTGAGGAACGCTGGCGCAAGGCCATCGGCGACGAGAGCCTCTTCCGCCGCACCGTCTACCTCCTGAACCGGGGCGGGCGCTTCCAGGAGTTCCACAAGGCCTACGCCCCAGGCGATCTGGTGGCCAACCGTTACGGAAAGCAGGTCAACCTCTTCCTGGAAAAGCAGGCCCTATCCCTCCACCCCATGACGGGGAAGCCCTACTGGCCCTTGCCCGCTTACTTCCTCCCCTACCAGGATGTCTTGGGCAACCAGCTCCGCGACCTTGGATATGGCCTGACCCTCCTCACCCACAAGAACATCCTCCAGACCAAGAGCCGTACCATCAGCAACTACTGGCTCCTGGCCATCAAACCCGAGAACGAGATCCTGGTCAACGCCCAGGATGCGGCACGCCTTGGTCTACGGGATGGCCAGCTGGTCAAGGTGGTCTCCGCCACCAACCCCAAAGGGGAATGGGATCTGGGGCCTTTCGGCAAGAAGCCTATGGTGGGGAAGGTCAAGGTGGTGCAAGGGCTTAGGCCCGGTTGCGTGGCCTTCCCCTTAGGCTTTGGCCACTGGGCCTATGGCGCCAGCGACATCGTGATCAACGGCCAGGTGGTGAAAGGAGACCCCAGGCGGGCCAAGGGCATTCACGCCAACGCCGCCATGCGCCTGGACCCCTACCTCAAGGACATGGCCCTCACCGACGTGGTGGGAGGGAGCGTGGTCTTCTACGAAACGCGGGTTAACCTGATTCCCGTCTAG